The following coding sequences lie in one Myxococcales bacterium genomic window:
- a CDS encoding protein kinase, with protein sequence MALKKEEDDLAATIAMAMPGQAERALPSDPGATPPPPPLVAGRYRIVGLLGRGGMGSVYRAHDTELDENVVLKMLSDELVGSPTLIERFRREVKLARRVTHENVARVFDIGEHEGVPFLTMEFIEGESLADLLVRTGRLPVAKTLELARAVCTGLAAAHRAGVIHRDLKPDNIMLSREGRVLITDFGIARDPVASRGGATLGIVVGTPAYMAPEQVEARAEIDARADIYALGAMLFELVTGEVPWQGSSPMAVAAARLYAPPPSASALHREVPAQLSAVIERCMAREPAARYASADEVRDALAGASPTLMEGASPSLPPIARAPAAQSKTVAVLPFRNLGPKDEDYVAEGLTEDLIDTLSMTAGLRVRPRGAVIGYAAESRDPREIGRELGVEVVVEGSLRRTPNLVRLSARLISVEDGFQIWAQRFDRPAADLLVVSDETARAVVEALTLHNVGRQRVAPADPVAVDLYLKARALLRKLWPGYVLEAAKLFRKAHELAPGDARILAGYARACSRLWFFGAGGIEQVASEARSVSERALAAAPDDAEVLLSRAAVLLMDSEPRAAAELAERALRLAPESPDALELYGRLLLEAGQPERAIGVLERARALEPSLPSANDDFVRALALIGQYQRVLEELDAPIATELAHSRAVLRLRLALWSPLIAASAASVRIPDEYDPQSAWQVVRSIQTLLAGGADSPALTAFRRFVESPGKNARFETMMNQLAAEMLAHFGDIDGARGHLDRAVAAGLIDLAWLDLCPVLAPLRDDPRFLDARAIVAERAKQVLDALGV encoded by the coding sequence GTGGCGTTGAAGAAGGAAGAGGACGATCTCGCGGCGACGATCGCCATGGCCATGCCCGGCCAAGCGGAGCGCGCGTTGCCGTCCGACCCGGGGGCGACGCCGCCTCCACCACCGCTCGTCGCCGGTCGTTATCGAATCGTCGGATTGCTCGGGCGCGGGGGCATGGGTTCGGTGTATCGCGCGCACGACACCGAGCTCGACGAAAACGTCGTGCTGAAGATGTTGTCCGACGAGCTGGTCGGCAGCCCCACCTTGATCGAGCGCTTCCGTCGCGAAGTGAAGCTGGCGCGAAGGGTGACCCACGAGAACGTCGCGCGCGTGTTCGACATCGGGGAGCACGAGGGTGTGCCCTTCCTCACGATGGAGTTCATCGAGGGCGAGTCTCTGGCCGACTTGCTGGTCCGCACCGGGCGTCTGCCCGTGGCCAAGACGCTCGAGCTCGCGCGCGCGGTGTGCACCGGTCTCGCCGCCGCCCACCGGGCCGGGGTCATCCATCGCGACCTGAAGCCCGACAACATCATGCTCTCGCGCGAGGGCCGCGTGCTCATCACCGATTTCGGAATCGCGAGGGATCCCGTGGCGTCTCGCGGCGGCGCCACGCTCGGCATCGTCGTCGGAACGCCCGCGTACATGGCACCGGAGCAGGTCGAGGCCCGAGCGGAGATCGACGCACGCGCGGATATCTACGCACTCGGCGCCATGCTGTTCGAGCTCGTCACGGGTGAGGTGCCGTGGCAGGGAAGCTCCCCAATGGCCGTCGCGGCGGCGCGTCTGTATGCGCCGCCGCCCAGCGCGTCGGCTCTTCACCGGGAAGTCCCTGCCCAGCTCTCCGCCGTGATCGAACGCTGCATGGCACGCGAGCCCGCCGCGCGTTACGCCAGCGCGGACGAGGTCAGAGACGCACTCGCGGGGGCCAGCCCGACCTTGATGGAGGGTGCGAGCCCGAGTTTGCCCCCCATCGCGCGGGCGCCGGCGGCGCAGTCGAAGACGGTGGCCGTCCTTCCGTTCCGCAATCTCGGACCGAAGGACGAAGACTACGTCGCCGAGGGCTTGACGGAGGATCTGATCGACACCCTCAGCATGACGGCAGGACTGCGCGTCAGACCGCGCGGCGCCGTGATCGGTTACGCGGCGGAGTCACGGGACCCCCGCGAGATCGGGCGCGAGCTCGGGGTCGAGGTCGTCGTCGAGGGCTCGCTGCGCCGCACGCCGAACCTGGTGCGCTTGAGCGCGCGATTGATCAGCGTGGAGGACGGCTTTCAGATCTGGGCTCAGCGCTTCGATCGACCCGCGGCGGATCTGTTGGTGGTGAGCGACGAAACGGCGCGCGCAGTGGTGGAGGCGCTGACCCTGCACAACGTTGGTCGCCAGCGCGTCGCGCCGGCCGATCCCGTTGCCGTCGACCTCTACCTCAAGGCCCGTGCCCTGCTCAGGAAGCTCTGGCCAGGCTACGTGCTCGAAGCGGCGAAGCTCTTCCGGAAGGCGCACGAGCTCGCACCTGGCGATGCGCGCATCTTGGCGGGCTATGCCCGTGCGTGTTCGCGCTTGTGGTTTTTTGGTGCGGGAGGCATCGAACAAGTGGCGAGCGAGGCCCGTTCCGTCTCGGAGCGCGCACTCGCAGCGGCCCCGGACGATGCCGAGGTGCTGCTCTCGAGAGCGGCGGTCTTGCTCATGGACTCTGAACCACGCGCCGCCGCCGAGCTCGCCGAACGCGCGCTCCGCTTGGCACCCGAGAGCCCGGATGCCTTGGAGCTGTACGGTCGCCTGTTGTTGGAAGCAGGACAACCCGAGCGGGCCATTGGCGTGCTCGAACGAGCGCGAGCGCTGGAGCCGAGTCTGCCGAGTGCCAACGACGACTTCGTCCGCGCGCTTGCGCTCATTGGTCAGTACCAGCGTGTGCTCGAAGAGCTCGATGCGCCAATTGCCACGGAGCTGGCACACTCCCGCGCGGTGCTGCGGCTTCGGCTCGCGCTCTGGAGCCCATTGATTGCCGCGTCGGCGGCGAGTGTCCGTATCCCGGACGAATATGATCCGCAGTCAGCTTGGCAGGTGGTGCGCAGCATCCAAACCTTGTTGGCCGGTGGCGCCGACTCGCCGGCGCTGACGGCGTTCCGGCGCTTCGTGGAGAGCCCTGGCAAGAACGCCCGCTTCGAGACGATGATGAACCAACTCGCCGCGGAGATGCTGGCGCACTTCGGCGACATCGACGGCGCGCGTGGGCACCTCGACCGAGCCGTGGCCGCCGGTCTGATCGACCTCGCGTGGCTCGACCTGTGCCCGGTGCTTGCGCCGTTGCGCGATGACCCTCGCTTCCTCGACGCGCGAGCCATCGTGGCCGAGCGTGCGAAGCAGGTGCTCGACGCCCTCGGGGTTTGA
- a CDS encoding M12 family metallopeptidase, translating to MRSLLLTFLVLGCAATARPEPMDELLLAHPDETGVLRSGLLVSDPEHPAVVEFEQVGDDRILDGDILLGPEQLIPLDDPNAPLDSIQQPIAAVKKEYRWPNGRVPYTIDPNLPAKNRVRAAIEHWEAKTNVRFVKRTDQADYVFFTKGPGCAAQLGRTGGRQWVKLASMCGTGAVVHEIGHSVGLWHEQSRADRNQYVDIRWKNVRDGMAYNFQTYVQQGFGGVDLGPYNYGSIMHYDSYSFSKNGKATIVKKDGGIITANRSVLNAKDIAGIAKLYPASG from the coding sequence ATGCGCTCGCTCCTGCTCACGTTCCTCGTTCTCGGTTGTGCGGCGACGGCGCGGCCCGAGCCCATGGACGAGCTCCTGCTCGCACACCCTGACGAGACCGGAGTGCTCCGCAGCGGGTTACTGGTGTCGGACCCCGAACACCCCGCGGTGGTCGAGTTCGAACAGGTGGGTGACGATCGGATTCTGGACGGCGACATCCTGCTCGGGCCGGAGCAGCTCATCCCGCTGGACGACCCGAACGCTCCGCTCGACTCGATTCAGCAACCGATAGCCGCGGTGAAGAAGGAGTACCGCTGGCCGAATGGACGGGTGCCGTACACCATCGACCCGAACCTACCCGCCAAGAACCGTGTGCGCGCCGCCATCGAACACTGGGAGGCGAAGACCAACGTCCGCTTCGTGAAACGCACCGACCAGGCTGACTACGTGTTCTTCACCAAGGGCCCCGGTTGTGCGGCCCAGCTCGGGCGAACCGGCGGTCGGCAGTGGGTGAAGCTCGCTTCGATGTGCGGGACTGGCGCAGTGGTGCACGAGATTGGTCACAGCGTTGGTCTGTGGCACGAGCAGTCTCGCGCCGACCGCAACCAGTACGTGGACATTCGCTGGAAGAACGTGCGCGACGGCATGGCGTACAACTTCCAGACCTACGTCCAGCAAGGCTTCGGCGGCGTCGATCTCGGGCCGTACAACTACGGCTCGATCATGCACTACGACTCCTACTCGTTCAGCAAGAACGGCAAAGCCACCATCGTCAAGAAAGATGGCGGGATCATCACCGCCAATCGCAGCGTGCTCAACGCGAAAGACATCGCGGGGATCGCAAAACTCTATCCGGCGAGCGGCTGA
- a CDS encoding response regulator, with protein MTDADLAQPRRQAVLLIEDNAADRDRVRGWLQSEVTLVEAACAEEGLRAADGAAFDCVLLDQCLPDRDGLSLLPALRARGLPVVFLTGQEHDAFEPLAMQSGAQDWLAKEGLSAHLLKRAIRHAVERDGAERLFRSALDAAPNGMLLVNDTGRIVQANLAVAELFGYGPSELVGQSVDVLVPEELRGGHAATRAGFMSQPAKRKMHDRSELFGRHRNGAPISVSIGLSPMKHTDHKYVIVSIVDLRELKQARQELRAHESQLFEFLESLPVGVHVLDAAGRSYYANRRAKAMLGAEVCEQARAENLSSAYNAFVRDKGERYPLARLPIMRALAGERSSVADIELRRGDKRTAVEMTAAPIHGSDGRVEFAIAAFRDLTQQVELEQQLRHSQKLHAIGRLAGGVAHDFNNLLTAIFSFGGFVLEELEDGSTAQADMQEVLGAAERARHLTAQLLAFSRRRPMQPTVVDIKALVSGVDRMLRRMLGETVSLHLALAPALWNVRMDAGALEQVLVNLAVNGRDAMPGGGVLTLEATNTTLDSAYVEGKGNEIPVGEYVVISVTDSGEGMDEETRAQIFEPFFTTKESGTGLGLATCHGIIGQAGGYLWVYSEVGCGTTFKIYLPRCLAAVARAPDTQTASRGGGETILVAEDDSQVRDVLTRTLSQAGYVVLIATDADSALTIARECPDRIDLLLTDMVMPRMSGKELADELRVSRPETAVLFMSGYTANAFANRGVLDADADLLQKPFTPQEVCDRVRARLDRSRTRA; from the coding sequence GTGACCGACGCCGATCTCGCTCAGCCGCGCCGTCAAGCAGTACTCCTGATCGAAGACAACGCCGCTGACCGCGATCGGGTGCGGGGCTGGCTCCAGAGTGAGGTCACGCTCGTCGAGGCCGCCTGCGCCGAGGAGGGCCTGCGGGCTGCCGACGGCGCTGCCTTCGACTGTGTGCTGCTCGATCAGTGCCTGCCAGACCGCGACGGGCTGTCGCTGTTGCCCGCGCTGCGCGCGCGGGGGCTGCCGGTCGTGTTCTTGACCGGGCAAGAGCACGACGCCTTCGAGCCCCTCGCGATGCAGAGCGGCGCTCAGGACTGGCTCGCCAAGGAGGGGCTGAGCGCGCACCTGCTCAAGCGTGCGATCCGACACGCCGTCGAGCGCGATGGAGCCGAGCGTTTGTTCCGCTCCGCACTGGATGCGGCCCCGAATGGCATGCTGCTGGTGAACGACACCGGTCGCATCGTCCAGGCCAACCTCGCGGTGGCGGAGCTGTTCGGTTACGGGCCAAGCGAGCTCGTCGGACAATCGGTCGACGTGCTCGTGCCCGAGGAGCTGCGCGGCGGCCACGCGGCCACCCGCGCGGGCTTCATGAGCCAGCCGGCGAAGCGCAAGATGCACGACCGAAGCGAGCTGTTCGGACGCCACCGGAACGGGGCCCCGATCTCCGTGTCCATCGGGCTGAGCCCGATGAAACATACCGACCACAAGTACGTCATCGTCAGCATCGTCGATCTGCGCGAGCTCAAACAGGCGCGACAAGAGCTTCGGGCCCACGAGAGCCAACTGTTCGAGTTCCTCGAGTCGCTGCCGGTCGGAGTTCACGTGCTGGACGCGGCCGGACGGAGTTACTACGCAAATCGCAGGGCCAAGGCGATGCTCGGCGCGGAGGTCTGCGAGCAGGCGCGCGCCGAGAACCTCTCGTCCGCCTACAACGCGTTCGTGCGCGACAAGGGTGAGCGATATCCGCTGGCGCGGCTGCCAATCATGCGCGCGCTCGCCGGCGAGCGCTCCAGCGTTGCGGACATCGAGCTGCGCCGCGGCGACAAACGCACCGCGGTCGAGATGACGGCGGCGCCGATTCACGGCAGCGACGGCCGCGTCGAATTCGCGATCGCAGCCTTTCGAGATCTGACGCAGCAGGTCGAGCTCGAGCAGCAGCTGCGCCACTCGCAGAAGCTGCACGCCATTGGTCGCCTCGCCGGCGGCGTGGCGCATGACTTCAACAACCTGCTGACGGCGATCTTCAGCTTCGGTGGGTTCGTGCTCGAAGAGCTGGAGGACGGGTCGACTGCGCAGGCGGACATGCAGGAGGTGTTGGGCGCCGCCGAGCGTGCCCGACACCTGACTGCCCAGCTCCTGGCGTTCTCGCGACGGCGCCCGATGCAACCCACCGTGGTGGACATCAAGGCGCTGGTGTCGGGGGTCGATCGCATGCTGCGGCGTATGCTGGGGGAGACCGTCTCGCTGCATCTGGCGCTCGCCCCCGCACTCTGGAACGTGCGCATGGACGCGGGCGCCCTCGAGCAGGTGCTGGTGAACCTGGCGGTCAACGGCCGGGACGCCATGCCCGGGGGCGGCGTGCTGACGCTCGAGGCGACCAACACGACCCTCGACAGCGCTTACGTCGAGGGCAAGGGCAACGAGATCCCGGTGGGTGAGTACGTGGTGATCTCCGTCACCGACAGCGGTGAGGGCATGGACGAGGAGACCCGAGCGCAGATCTTCGAGCCTTTCTTCACCACCAAGGAGTCGGGGACCGGACTCGGGCTTGCGACCTGCCATGGCATCATCGGTCAGGCGGGCGGCTACCTGTGGGTCTACTCCGAGGTCGGCTGTGGCACGACCTTCAAGATTTACCTGCCACGTTGTCTGGCGGCGGTCGCGCGCGCGCCCGACACGCAGACAGCCTCACGTGGGGGCGGCGAGACGATCCTCGTCGCAGAGGACGACAGCCAGGTGCGCGACGTCTTGACCCGGACGTTGTCGCAGGCCGGATATGTGGTGCTGATTGCAACCGACGCGGACTCGGCGCTGACCATCGCGCGCGAGTGCCCCGATCGGATCGACCTCTTGCTGACCGACATGGTGATGCCCAGGATGAGCGGGAAGGAGCTGGCGGACGAACTCCGGGTCTCCCGTCCGGAGACGGCCGTGCTGTTCATGTCGGGCTACACCGCGAATGCGTTCGCGAACCGGGGTGTCCTGGATGCCGACGCCGATCTGTTACAGAAGCCCTTCACTCCACAGGAGGTCTGCGACCGTGTGCGGGCGCGCCTCGACCGGAGCCGAACGCGCGCGTGA
- a CDS encoding 3-hydroxyacyl-CoA dehydrogenase/enoyl-CoA hydratase family protein: protein MTTPIRRVGVIGAGVMGAGIAAHFANASVEVLLLDIVPPNLSDAEKKDPRARSRFSEGGLDKAIKSRPAAFFHKSRASLVGTGNLEDDFASLAGCDLVIEAVVERLDVKRALFERLEKTLGPDAVIASNTSGLRIQDMLEGRSASFKQRFLVMHFFNPVRYMKLLELVAGPETTPAVRDRVEHFGREVLGKGIVWAKDTPNFVGNRIGTHAMLFGIREMLADKLAPEDLDAITGEPMAHPKSASFRTADLVGLDTVVHVADNCYQALTADPEREVFQLPEYIREMVKSGFLGNKSKAGFYKKAGADIQTFDPYEKTYRPRGGNKDIRAKCKEIASEEDPRARVRKLFEDTGPAGTFGWKLTGRALLYAAKMIGEITDSVAAIDDAMRWGYGWELGPFESWDAIGFARALERMEKDGLSIPDNVKKMKAAGATAFYKDGQIFDLGKGAYVAQQIDPKSLPIAQLRKGDKPVLATSSAEAWDVGDGVLSVTYRSKANSLDPDVIAMLHQATERAEQDFRALIIANEGEHFSVGANLFGVVVAAQQKQWDELDKMVNALQQACQKMKYAKVPVVAAPYGMAVGGGLEVCLAADSIQAAAETYAGLVEVGVGLVPAGGGCLNLLWRALEGVPEGADVIVQTLVAQVFKNIAMANVATSALMAQELGYFRKSDGISFDKARVASDAKARAIGMAESGYHPPTPHSYVLPGESGVATISMLVDTLVAGGFATEYDGVIARKLARILCGGAAGGAGPVSEQRILDLERETFLSLCGEQRTLDRMQHMLMNNKPLRN, encoded by the coding sequence ATGACTACTCCCATTCGGCGCGTCGGCGTCATCGGAGCTGGCGTGATGGGCGCCGGCATCGCTGCACACTTTGCCAATGCCTCCGTCGAGGTCCTGCTGCTCGACATCGTTCCCCCGAACCTGAGCGATGCGGAGAAGAAGGACCCCCGCGCGCGCAGTCGTTTTTCGGAAGGCGGCCTCGACAAGGCCATCAAGTCGCGACCCGCGGCCTTCTTCCACAAGAGCCGCGCCTCCCTCGTCGGCACCGGCAACCTCGAAGACGATTTTGCGTCCCTCGCCGGTTGTGATCTCGTGATCGAGGCCGTCGTCGAGCGGCTCGACGTGAAGCGCGCCCTGTTCGAGCGCCTGGAGAAGACCCTGGGGCCGGACGCGGTCATCGCCTCCAACACGTCGGGCTTGCGCATTCAAGACATGCTCGAAGGCCGCAGCGCGAGCTTCAAACAGCGCTTCCTGGTGATGCACTTCTTCAACCCCGTGCGATACATGAAGCTGCTCGAGCTCGTCGCCGGACCGGAGACCACCCCGGCCGTTCGCGATCGCGTGGAGCACTTCGGCCGCGAGGTGCTGGGCAAGGGCATCGTCTGGGCCAAGGACACCCCCAACTTCGTCGGTAACCGCATCGGCACCCACGCCATGCTGTTCGGCATCCGCGAGATGCTCGCCGACAAACTCGCGCCGGAAGATCTCGACGCCATCACCGGTGAGCCGATGGCCCACCCGAAGAGCGCCAGCTTCCGCACCGCGGATCTGGTCGGCCTCGACACCGTCGTGCACGTGGCCGACAACTGTTACCAGGCCCTCACCGCCGATCCCGAGCGCGAGGTGTTTCAGCTGCCGGAGTACATCCGCGAGATGGTCAAGTCCGGCTTCCTCGGCAACAAGAGCAAGGCGGGCTTCTACAAGAAGGCCGGCGCGGACATCCAGACCTTCGACCCGTACGAAAAGACGTATCGGCCCCGGGGTGGCAACAAGGACATCCGCGCCAAGTGCAAGGAGATCGCGAGCGAGGAGGATCCGCGGGCGCGTGTCCGGAAGTTGTTCGAGGACACCGGCCCCGCGGGCACCTTCGGCTGGAAGCTGACGGGCCGAGCGCTGCTCTACGCGGCCAAGATGATCGGTGAAATCACCGACAGCGTCGCCGCCATCGACGACGCCATGCGCTGGGGTTACGGCTGGGAGCTCGGCCCCTTCGAGTCCTGGGACGCCATCGGTTTTGCTCGCGCCCTCGAGCGCATGGAGAAGGACGGCCTCAGCATCCCGGACAACGTGAAGAAGATGAAGGCCGCCGGGGCCACCGCCTTCTACAAGGACGGCCAGATCTTCGATCTTGGCAAGGGCGCCTACGTCGCCCAGCAGATCGACCCCAAGAGCTTGCCGATTGCCCAGCTGCGCAAGGGCGACAAACCCGTGCTCGCGACCTCGAGCGCCGAGGCCTGGGACGTCGGCGACGGAGTCTTGTCGGTCACCTATCGCAGCAAGGCCAACAGCCTCGATCCCGACGTGATCGCGATGCTGCACCAGGCGACGGAGCGCGCGGAGCAAGACTTCCGCGCCCTCATCATCGCCAACGAGGGCGAGCACTTCAGCGTGGGGGCGAACCTGTTCGGTGTCGTCGTCGCCGCGCAGCAGAAGCAGTGGGACGAGCTCGACAAGATGGTGAACGCGCTGCAACAGGCGTGTCAGAAGATGAAATACGCGAAGGTCCCCGTCGTGGCAGCGCCCTACGGCATGGCCGTCGGTGGCGGCCTCGAGGTGTGTCTGGCGGCGGATTCGATCCAGGCGGCGGCGGAGACCTACGCGGGGTTGGTCGAGGTCGGCGTGGGACTGGTCCCGGCCGGCGGCGGTTGTCTGAACCTGCTCTGGCGTGCGCTCGAAGGTGTGCCCGAGGGCGCGGACGTGATCGTGCAGACGCTCGTTGCGCAGGTGTTCAAGAACATCGCCATGGCCAACGTCGCCACCAGCGCGCTGATGGCGCAGGAGCTCGGCTACTTCCGGAAGAGCGACGGCATCAGCTTCGACAAGGCGCGCGTCGCCAGCGATGCCAAGGCGCGCGCCATCGGCATGGCCGAATCCGGTTACCACCCGCCAACCCCGCACAGCTACGTGCTGCCGGGTGAGAGTGGTGTCGCGACCATCTCGATGCTGGTCGACACGCTGGTGGCAGGCGGTTTCGCCACCGAGTACGACGGCGTCATCGCGCGCAAACTCGCCCGCATCCTGTGCGGCGGCGCCGCGGGGGGCGCGGGCCCGGTGTCGGAGCAGCGCATCCTCGATCTCGAGCGCGAGACGTTCCTGTCGCTGTGCGGCGAGCAGCGCACCCTCGACCGCATGCAGCACATGCTGATGAACAACAAACCGCTCAGGAATTGA